The Aureimonas populi genome includes the window TCGCGGTTATTCCAACCGCCTTACCTACGGGCTCGTGGCGGCCGGCGCCACGCTCGGCATCCTCATCCCGCCGAGCATCGCGATGATCATCTACGGCAACACGGTGGGCGCGCCGATCACGGTGCTCTTCGTCGCCGGCATCGTCCCGGGCGTCCTCCTGGCGGCGCTCTTCGCGCTGATCGTGGTTGTCTGGTCCTATGTCAGCCCGAGTTCGGTTCCGGTGGGCGATCGCTACCCGATGAGCGAGAAGCTGGGCTCGCTGGTCGCCGTCCTGCCCTTCCTTCTTCTCATCATGGCGGTGCTGGGCTCGCTCTACTTCGGCATCGCCACGCCCACCGAGGCGGGGGCCGTCGGCGCCATCGCCGCGCTTGTGTTGTGCATCCAGCAGGGGCGGATGACCCTGCCGCTCCTCTACAAGGTCCTCTACGACACGGTTGCCGTCACGTCCTTCATCATGCTGATCGTCGTCGGCGCCTCGATCTTCGGTTGGGTCTTCGATTTCCTGCGCCTGCCGCGCGAACTGGTGGGCGTCGTGACCGGCTGGGACCTCCAGCCCTGGATGGTGGTGGCGATGATCGCCGTCTTCTACCTGATCCTGGGCATGTTCATCGAATCCATCTCGATGATGCTGATGACGCTGTCGGTCACCTTCCCAATCATTGTGGCGCTGGGCCTCGATCCGATCTGGTTCGGGATCGTCCTCGTCATCCTCGTCGAAATAGGACTCGTGACGCCGCCGGTCGGCATCGTGCTCTTCATCCTGCGCGGCATGAGCGGGGTGCCGCTGCGCGACATCACCATCGGCGTCCTGCCCTTCGTCGCCCTCATGCTCGCCTTCATCGCGCTGCTCTACGTCTTTCCGGAGATCGTCCTGTGGCTGCCGCGCCAGATGAGCTGACCTTCACCACGGGAGAACCATCATGAGCCTGAAACTCGGCTTCGTCGGCATCGGACGCATGGGCGCGCCAATGGCCCGCCGGCTGCTCGCCGCCGGCCTCGACCTCACTGTCTACGATCCCAACGCCGAGGCGGTGGAAGCCCTCGTGCGATCCGGCGCGAAGGTCGGCGGCAGCCCCGCCGCAGTGGGCGCGGCGGCCGAGATCGTATTCCTTTCCCTTCCCACGCCCGACATCGTGCAGGCGGCGGCGCTCGGCCAGGAGGGGATCGCGGAAGGCGGCACCGCGCGCATCGTCGTCGATCTGTCCACCACGGGGCCACGCGGTGCCAAGGCCCTTGCCGCGGGGCTTCTGGAACGCGACATCGCGACCGTGGACTGCCCCGTAAGCGGCGGGGTCGCCGGGGCGGAAGCCGGCCGGCTGACGCTCATGGCCGCAAGCCCGCAAGACACCTTCGCCGAGGCCGCCCCCCTTCTCTCCCATTTCGGCAAGGTGACGCATGTCGGCACCGAGCCCGGGCAGGCCCAGCTCATCAAGGTCATCAACAATCTCATGTCGGTGACGGCCCTGGCCATAGCGTCGGAGGGCTGCGTTCTGGCGCAGAAGGCGGGCATCGATCCGGCCATGCTCATGCAGGTGGTCAACAGCGGCAGCGGGCGCTCCAACGCCAGCGAGGACAAAATCCCGAAATACGTGCTGACGCGCTCCTTCGATTTCGGTTTCGCGCTCGGCCTCTCGGCTAAGGATGTCCGGCTCTGCCTCGACGAGGCCGAGGCGCTGGGCGTGCCGATGATCGTGGGCAGTGCCGCGCGCCAGCTTCTCACCGTCGCCAAGGGCGAGCTTGGGCCGGAAGGCGACCTGACGGCCCTTATCCAGCCCATCGAGCGCTGGGCCGGCGTGGAAGTCGCCGGCGGCAAGGGCGGCGCATGAGTGCCTCCGCCGCGCTTGCGACCTTCGCGGCCGAGACCGCGTCGGTGCCCGACGCGGTGCGCCGCGAAGCGATCCGCTCGATCATGAACGGCTTCGCCACCGGCCTTGCCGGCTGCGGCGACGCCGCCACTCTCCACGCCAAGGCCGTGGCCACGCGTTTCTCCGCACGTGGCGAGGCGAGCATCATGGGGCACCCGGAGCGGGTGGACATCCTCACGGCCGCCTTCCTGAACGCCATCGCAATCAATGTCCACGACTTCGACGACACGCATCCCGGCACCATCCTGCATCCGACGGCGCCGGTGTTGCCGCCGCTGTTGGCCCTTGCCGAGACGCGGGCGGTGACGGGGGCGGCCTTCCTCGACGCCTTCGCCATCGGCGTGGAGGTGGAATGCCGGATCGCCAATGCCGTCTCGCCGGGCCACTATCGGCGCGGCTGGCACATCACGGCGACCTGCGGCGTCTTCGGCGCGGCGGCCGCCTCGGGACGCATTCTGGGCCTCGACGCGGAGCGTATGCTCCATGCCCTCGGCATCGCCTCCGCGCAGGCTTCCGGTCTTGTGGAGACGCTCGGCACCATGGCCAAGAGCGTGGGTGTCGGCAACGCGGCGCGCAACGGCCTTTTCGCGGCCCTTCTTGCCGAAAACGGCTTGAAAGGACCTGCCCTCCCGCTGGAAGGCCCTCGCGGCTTCGTGGAAGTGACATCGGATGAACCGCGTCCCGGATGCCTTGCGGAAGGGCTGGGCGAGAGCTGGCAGCTTCTCCTCAACACCTACAAGCCCTATCCCTGCGGCGTGGTGCTGAACCCCGTCATTGAGGCCGCCCTCCTGCTGGCCGCCGAGCCCGGCTTCGACGCGGCCCGCGTGCAGGGCGTCACCGTGCGGGGCGCCGCGCTCCTTGCCGAGCGCGCCGACCGCCCCTCTCCGGCAGAGGGCCGCGAGGCGCAGGTCAGTGCCCAGCACGCGGTGGCGGTCGCCTTCCTGCGGGGCAGGGCCGGCCTGGCGGAATTCAGCGACGCAGCGGTGGCCGACCCGGCTGTCCAGGCCCTGCGCGAGACCGTGCGTGTGGCGATCGACCCGCAGCTGCCGGTCGGAGCGGCCGTCATCGACGTGCGCCTGCCATCGGGCTCGCTGTCGCGGCGCGTGGACAAGGCGCGCGGGGACGGCGGGCGACCGCTCGCCGACGCGGACATAGAGGAGAAGCTGCGGGCGCTGGCCGACTACGGCGCGCCTTCGGTGGACACCGCGCCCCTGATCGCGGCGCTCCGGCACAGCCCCGATGCCACCGACATGAGCGGCCTTGCCCGTTTTGCAACTCCGTAGCGCCCCATGCCCGTAGCCGGCAGCGCTTCTCCTTCCCAGGTCGGCGGGAGAAGGGCAGACCGCCCTACCCTTCCGGCAGAGGCTGGTCGCCCGCCATCACCCCGCCGTCGATCACGAAGGAGCCGCCCGTGACCATCGCGGATTCATCCGAGCAAAGATAGACGGCCATGGCGGCCACCTCGTCCGGGCGGATCATGCGCCCGACCGGCTGGTAGCGCGACAGGGCCTCGAAACGCTCCTTCTCCTCGCCCGGATAGTATCTCGCCAGATAGTTCTCGATGAAGGGCGTGTGGACGCGCGCCGGGCAGATGCAGTTGGCGCGGATGCCATCCGCCACGTAATCGACGGCGATCGAGCGCGTCATCATGGCGATGGCGGCCTTTGACGCGCTGTAGACGAACCGCTCGCGCATGGCCCGCACCGAGGCGAGCGAGGCCATGTTGAGCACCGTCCCGCCGCCGCGCCCGATCATGCCGGGCAGGAAGGCCTTCGTCACGTTAAACAGCCCCTCGACATTGACGCCGAGGACGAGGCGCAAATCCTCGAGGCTGGCGTCCAGCAGTTTGCCGATCGTGATCGCGGCGGCATTGTTGACGAGGACGTTCACCTGGACCCCGGCGTCGGCCAGCGAGGCGTCGAGGGCGGCGATGCCCTTCGGATCGGTCACGTCGAGCCTGCGCACCAGCACCCGCTCGCCGCCCGGCAGCCCAGCGCATCTCTCGGAGAGCAGCGCGGTATCGAGGTCGCTCGCGACCACGACGGCGCCTTCACGCAGGAAAGCCTCCACCATGGCCATGCCAATGCCGCCGGCCGCCCCGGTCACGAGGCATGTCTTGCCGTTCAGTCTCATCCGCCTGTCTCCCGTCGTGCCTCAGGCCGCCGCCCAGCCGCCGTCCACGGCCATGTTGGCCCCGTTGATGTCGGACGAATGCGGGCCGCAGAGAAAAGCGACCGTCGCCCCTACCGCCTCCACCGAAACGAAACGGCCCGTCGGATTGCGCCCCACGAGATAGTCGGCCCGCGCCTCTTCGAAGCCGCGCCCGGCCGCCCGCGCGCGCTCGGCGATGCGTGACAGGATCGCTTCGGTCGGCACCGTTCCCGGACTGACCGCGTTGGCGGTGATACCGGTGCGGGCCAGTTCGATGGCAAGCGCGCGCGTCATCCCGAGCAGCGCCGACTTCGTGGTCACGTAGTCGATGCGGTTCTCGGCCCCTCGCACGCCGTAGATGGACGCCATGTTGACGATACGCCCCCAACCGGCCGCCTTCATCGTCGGGACGGCAAGCCGTGCCAGATGAAAGGCCGAGGAGAGGTTGACGGCGATCGAGGCGTCCCACTCATCGCTCCGGAACTCATCCACAGGCTTGAAATGCCGCAGGACCGCATTGTTGACGATGATGTCGATCCGGCCGAAGCGCCGGGCCGCCGTGTCCACCAGGGCCTCGATCGCGTCGACCGACCGCAGGTCGGCGCCCGAGAACATCGTGGCGCCCCCATAGGCGGCAGCCAGTTGCCCCGCCGCCGCCTCCCCCGTCCGCCGATCGCACAGGCCGTGGACGATGACATTCGCCCCGGCCCCGGCAAGCGCCTCCGCCACTCCGAGCCCGAGGCCCGCGAAGGAACCGGTGACGAGCGCCGTGCGCCCATGCAGCATGGGGTCCTCCCTCATCGTTCGCGCGGGGGCACGTCGAGGCGCACCGCGATGCCTTCGAGTTCGGGCGCGGGCGCGGGGTAGAGCCGCATCACCGCCGGATCGTGGCCGGGAATCACATGGTCGTCGGAATCGGCAAGGCGACGGATGGTGCGGTAGCCGTCCAGCAGTTCGCCCACGTGGTAGACCGCCGGGAAAACGAGATTGTCCCGGTAATTGGCATAGAGATGCGTGGCATCCGACGCGATCACGACATGGCCGCGCCGCGTCCACACGCGCACCACCTGGAGGCCGCCGGTATGGCCGCCCGTGCGGTGGACGGTCAGCCCGTCGGCCAGTTCGTCGACCTCTTCGTGGAAGGTAATCCGTCCGGCGAAATTCAGCCTGACGAACCCCACCACGTCCTCCACGTCGAAGGGGTGGCGCAGGAAGGAATGACACATGCAGGGGCCGGTCGCGTAGGCGGCCTCGCCCGCCTGTAAATGAAAGCAAGCCCTTGGAAAGTCGGCGAGGGTGCCGGCGTGGTCGTAGTGCAGATGCGTCAGAACGACATCCTCGACCTCCCTGACGCGCACACCGAGTTTCTCCAGCGCCTGCGCGGGCCGCGAAACCAGCTCGCGCCCCCGCGCCCTGGCCGCCGCCTCGCCAAAGCCGGTGTCGATCACGAAGAGGCGGTCGGAGCGCCGTGCCACCCAGACGTAATAGAACAGATCCTCGCCCGCCTCGTGGATATCGGCGCCGACGAAATTGTCGGCCCCGCGCCGCCCCGTGTGACAGGCGTATTTCAGGGCAAACAGCTCGAAAGGTTCGGGCTGCGTCATGCTTGGTTCCTCCCCGATCACAATCGAAAGGCGACCGTCCCTTCTCTCATAGCACTCATATCGGAAAACTCAACATACGATACTACCATCATACAAACTTGACGCTTGCTTGCGATTGTATGATGGTTCGCCGGGATGGAAATCCGCGAGCGGACGGCAAGGAGCATCAATACATGGCCAGACGAGCCGAATTTCAGGGCGAGCAGTTCGAGAAGGGACTTGGAATCCGGCGCGAGGTGCTCGGGGGAGCCTATGTCGACAAGTCGGTGGACGCCGCCACGGACGTAACTGCCCCGCTCCAGAAGCTCGTGACGGAATGGTGCTGGGGCGAGATCTGGTCGCGTCCCGGCCTCGACCGGCGCACGCGCAGCTTTCTGAACCTAGCCATGCTGACGGCGCTCAACCGGCCGCACGAGATCAAGCTGCATGTGCGCGGCGCGCTGAACAACGGCGTCACGCGCGAGGAGATCGGCGAGGTGGTGCTGCAAGCGGCCATCTATTGCGGCGTTCCGGCCGCGCTCGACACGCTGCGCGTCGTCACCGAGACCTACGCGCAGATCGATGCCGAGGCGCAAAGCCGCTGACCGGGAGGCCGGGGAGGAGAGAACAGATGACCGCAACAATCGGTTTCGTTGGCCTGGGCACGATGGGCCTTCCCATGGCGTCCAACCTTTCTCGCGCCGGCTTTGCCGTGCGCGGCTACGATCTTTCGCCCGAGGCACGCAAAGCCTTTGCCGAAGTCGGCGGCGTGGCCGCGTCCTCGGCGGCGGAGGCGACGAAGGGTGCGGCCTTCGTCATCACCATGCTGCCGACGGCCGCCCATATCGACGCGGCGCTCTTCGAGGCGGGCGGCATCGCCGAGGCAATCGGGCCCGAGGCGATCCTCGTCAACATGTCCACCATCCTGCCAGAAGAAACCGATCGGCTCGCCGCCCGGCTGTCCGGGTTCTCCATCGCGATGATCGACGCGCCGGTGGGCCGCTCGGCGCTGGAGGCCGCGCGCGGCGCCTTGCTCATCCTGGCAAGCGGCGAGAAGCGCGCGCTGGAGGCCGCACGCCCGCTCTTCGAGGTCATGGGCAACCAGACCATCGACTGCGGAGCGCTCGGCAACGGCTCGCGCGTCAAGGTCATCAACAATTTCATGGGCGTTTCGCTCAACGCGCTCACGGCCGAGGCACTGACGCTTGCCGAGGCATCGGGCCTCGACATCCGGCTGGCGCTCGAAGTGATGCGCGGCACCATCGCGGGTATCGGGCACATGCGGGTGACATACCCGAACAAGGTGCTGAAAGGCGACCTGTCAGCCGGTTTTCCCGTCGACCTCGCGCATAAGGATCTGGGGCTGGCCCTTCAGCTCGCCGCGCGGGTAAACGCCCCGGTCTTCATGGGCGGGGCAGCCGCGCAGATCTACTCGATCGTGCGCGCGGATGGACGCGGACGGCAGGATTACACCGCCGTCTATCCCGTCTTGCGCACCCTCGCCGGCCTGCCCGACACCATCCCCTACGACCCTTCGGCGGACGATGAATACAACCCGTTCAACGCGTGAGGACGGTCGCAAAGATACACCGGGAGGATACGAAACCATGACCTTGAGACCTATCGGGGCCTCCGGCCTCTCATGCCTGTTGGCGACGGCCACCTTCGGTTCGCCGGCCCTGGCGCAATTTCCGGACCAGCCCATCCGGATCGTGGTGCCCTTCGCGGCAGGCGGCGGCGTGGATGCATTGGCCCGCCCCTTCGCCGTGCGCCTGGCCGAAATCCTGGGCCAGAACGTGCTGATCGAGAATCAAGGCAGCGCGACGGGCGAACTTGGCGCGGTCGCGGTGAAGATGTCGGAAGCGGACGGTTATACTCTGCTTCTCAGTTCGGCGGCCTTCGGGACGACCCCTGCCTTCTATCCGCAGGCCGCCTACGATCCCGTCGAGGATTTCGAGACGATCGCGATCCTGGCAAGCGCACCGCAGGTTCTCGTGGCCACGAACGAGCTGGACGCCGCCTCGGTCGAGGACATCATCGCAACGGCGAGGGAGAGCGACGCCCTGACCGTTGCGCTTAGCGCCACGACCGGCATTCAGGCCTTGGCGACCTATCTTCTGGCGGACCTTTCGGACATCGAGCTGACCTATGTTCCCTATCCGGGAGCAGGAGCCGCCTTTCCCGACCTCATGGCCGGCCGCGTCGATCTGATGATCGACAATCCGGGCTCGTCCCTGCCCCTCGTACAGGGCAACAGTCTCAAGCTCATCGCAACGACAGGCGCCGAGCGGCTGGAGGCGGCGCCCGATACGCCGACGATCGGCGAGACAATTCCCGGCTTCGAGGTCGCCAACTGGTTCGTGCTGGCCGCTCCGTCCGACACGCCGCAGGACGTGCTCGACGCCCTGAGCCAGGCCGCCCGGGAAGCGATCAATCACCCCGAGCTTGCCGAACGCCTGCAACGGGAGGGCACGACACCTTTCAGCCTCGACCAGGAGGAATCCTCTGCCTTCGTTCAAAGCGAGGTGGAAAGGTGGCGCGAGACGGTTTCCGACCTCGATCTTCAGGTGCACTAATCCCGGTCGGCTCATTGAGGATCGGCGCCCACACCACCCTGCCGAATGCTGGCCATCACGAGCATTCCGTGACTGGCAGGGGCATCGTCGCCGGGCTCGGCCGGCGCGGACCCCTTCCGCGCTTGCGTCCATCACGGTCGTGGTAGCATCCTGGCGATCGCCGGCAAGAGCGCCGCATGGCGGGTGGCCGGTTCGAACCCACGCGCCTCGGCGGCTTTTTGCAAGTCGTAGCGCGTCGCGCCCGGCTTGCCTCTCACTCATATGAGGCGATGAAGTCCGTCAGGTCGTCGCCCAGGAGATTGACATGGTCGCGCATCGCGGTGTGGGCGCGGTCCGCGTCGCGGTCGCAAATGGCGCGGACGATTTCCTCGTGCTCGTTGATCGTCTTCTCGAAACGGCGCGGGAGGGCGGTGACGCGGCGGCGGAACGGGGAGACCCGGTTGCGCAACTGGCGGGTCTGCTCCGCCAGATAGCCGTTTCGCGACGCGTCGTAGATGATCTCGTGGAACTCCTGGTTGGCGGCGTAGAAAGCCGCCACATCCGCCTCCGAATGATTCGCCATCTGGGCCAGCCGGCGGTGAACCTGAAGGAGCAGTTCCTCCTGCTGCCTGGAAGCCCGCCGCGCGGCCAGGCGCGCGCACAGGCCCTCCAGTTCGGCCATCACCTGGAACATCTCGATCAGCACGCTGACGCCGATCTTGCGCACCACCACACCCTGCCGGCCGCGCAACTCGACCAGTTCGTTCGCGCCCAGCAGGCGGAAGGCCTCGCGGACCGGCGTGCGTGACATGCCGAAGCGCTGGGCGATCTCCTGCTCGTCCAGCCGGTCGCCGGGCTTGAGGGCTCCGTTGACGATCTCGGTCTCCAGCTTCTGATGAAGGAAACCCGCGAGGGTGGTGCCGGGCTGCCGGACCGCCTCGTCCGCCCCGCCGGCCCCCGATGAGGATGCGCGGGGCGCGGACGACCGGGCGGGCTTGCGGCCACGGATGCCCTTCCTCGCCTTCGCCTTTTGCGGGGCTTCCTCGCCCGCCAGCGTATCCGACATGCCCATCCGCCTCTTGCTGAACCCAAAAACCGAACTCTCAAGGCTCACTTATCGCAGATCGGACCACGCTAGGAAACAAGCAGATGGAACGAGAGCACACGCTCGCCCCAATAATATGCAAGAATTATTTATAGGCATACATTAGCAGAATATGCCTTTCGATCGCGCAGCCCCCGGGGCGCCGCACGGCCGAGCGAAGGCGGCGACCGGCCTCGTCGGAATTCCCAAGAGACTGTATGAGCTTGAAGAATGGGATCGTTGGTTCGAACGGGTCGCAAGTGGCACGGTTCTTGCCACCCATCGGCCAACAGGACCTCGTAGATCGCCGGCTGCTGATTATGCAAGATATAGAATTACGCATACCAATGGACTGGAACGGAAAGCGGCAGGTTGGCCGCCGGCACCCTGCGGATGCCGTGCCGGTGGCGGCGATCGCCGCACCAAGCGGCCGGAACGCCGGCGACACCGGCCCGCTGATCGAGATGGAAGCCGTCTCGAAGAGCTTCGGGGAAGTGGTGGCGCTTCAGGACTTCAGGGTTCGCATCACCCCGGGCGAGCTCGTCACCGTCGTCGGCCCCTCCGGCTGCGGCAAGAGTACGCTGTTCAACATCCTCGCCGGGCTGGAGGAGCCCGATCCTCAAAGCATCCTGCGCTATCGCGGGCGCGGCTGCCGGGCCACGGAGCTGCTGGGCGAGGTCTCCTTCATGCCCCAGCGCGACCTTCTCCTGCCGTGGCGGAGCGTCATCGACAACGCCATCCTCGCACTGGAGATCGAGGGCGTGCCCCGGCGCGAAGCGCGGGAGACGGCACGGCGCATGTTGCCCGAGTTCGGCCTTGCCGGCTTCGGCGAACAGTATCCGCATCAGCTTTCGGGCGGTATGCGCCAGCGCGTCGCCCTCATGCGCACCTTCCTCTTCAAGCGCGACCTCATGCTGCTCGACGAACCCTTCGGCGCGCTCGATGCCCTCACGCGCGCCATGATGCAGCGCTGGCTGCTCGACCTCTGGCAGAAGCATCGGCGCACGGTCCTCTTCATCACCCACGATGTCGACGAGGCGCTCTTCCTCGGCGACAGGGTGCTGGTGATGAGCGCGCGCCCCGGCCGGGTGAAGCTGGAGCAGGAAGTGGCGCTGGAGCGCCCTCGCCTTCCGGAGGTCGTCACCTCCCCCGAATTCGTCGCGCTCAAGAAAATCCTGCTGGAGGCCATCGAGGAGGAGAGCCTGAAATCCTTCGCGGTCCGCAGCCCCTGAGCCAGCCTTCATCGGCCGCCGAGGCGCCTTCGGCGGCATGCCTGCCGCATGTCAACCGAGCTCGAAAAGGACAAAGACATGACCCGACGCCCTCTCCTTCTCGCCCTCTGCGCCGCCCTCGCCCTCCAGCCGCTGGCGGGCGGGCTTGCCTCCGCGCAGGAGCCGACCCCCGCCTCGCTGCGCCTGAAATGGCTTCCCCAGGCCCAGTTCGCCGGCTTCTACACCGCGCTGGAAAAGGGCTATTACGAGGAAGAGGGCATCGCCCTCACCATCAATCCGGGCGGGCCGAACATCCTGACGGAGAACCTTGTCGCCACCGGCGCCGACACGTTCGGCCTTTCAGGCGGAACGGACAGCGTCTTCGCCGCGCGCGACCGCGGCCTGCCGATCGTGTGCATCGGCGTCGCCCACCAGGTCACGCCCTTCGTGTTCGTGACGGCCGGGGACGGGCCGGTGGAGACGGTCCAGGATTTCGCCGGCAAGACCGTCACCACATGGTTCACCGGGGCCAACCACGTGCTCTCGGCGATGCTCGCCCATGAGGGGGTCGATCTCGGCACGGTCGACATGCAGCCGCAGCAGGTGAGCATGACGCCTTTCGTCGACGGCGAGGTCGATGTGGCCACCGCCACGCGCTACAACGAGCTCTACACGGTCAATACGCGCCTGGGCGCGGAGAATGTCCGCCTGTTCGTGCCGGAGGATTTCGGCGTCTCCTTCCCGCGCGACACGCTGATCGTTTCCGAACGGACCCTCGCCGACGACCCGGAGCTCGTGGCCGGTTTCCTGCGCGCCAGCATCCGCGGCTGGCAGGACGCCTTCGCCGATCCCGAGGGAGCGATCGACACGATCATGGCGGTGGCCCCCACGCTCGACCGGGCGCATCAGGAGTTCATGCTGGAAGAGGTGCGCGAGCTGATGACCGCCGGCCAGGCGGGAGAGGACGGCCTCTTCGCCATCGACCCGGCCGCCATCGGCTCGGCGCACGATCTGCTCGTGGAATACGGCGTCCTCTCCGCGCCGGTCGATCTCGACGCGGCGTTCGACGCCTCCGCGCTCGAAGCCATTCCCCTCGAAGATCGCGCGCTGTGAGCCGATGAGCGCCGTCACGCAAGCGGTCGCGCGTCCTGCCAGGGGGGCGGCGCGCGCCGCCCTATGGATCAGGCCGCTGCTCGGGGCGGTCGTCTTTCTCGCCGCAGTCGAGGCGATCGTCGTCCTTCTCGGCATCCGGCCCTACTACCTGCCGAGGCCGAGCGCCGTGTTCGGGGCCATCGCGGCCACGCCGCAGACTTATGCCCAGGGATTTGCGAGGACGCTGGCCGAGGCGCTTCTCGGCTTCCTGGCGGGCTCGCTCTTCGGCGTCGCCGCCGGCATCGCCTTCTTCCGTTCGCAGCTCCTGCGCGAAATGTTCTTCCCCCTTTTCATCGTCTCCCAGACGATACCCGTCATCGCCTTCGGCGCCATCGTGGTCCTGTGGTTCGGCAACACACTCTTCGCCAAGGCCGCCATCGCCTTCTATCTCAGCTTCTTTCCGGTCACGGTGAACACGCTGATCGGCTTCGGGGCGGTCGATCCGCGACAGGCGGCGCTGATGCGCTCGTTCGGAGCAGGCGAGCGCCAGCTCATGAGGCGGCTCTACCTGCCGGCCGCCATGCCGCAGATCTTCGTCGCCCTGCGACTTGCCTCCTCGCTGAGCCTCGTGGGCGCCATTGTCGGCGAATGGTTCGGCGACACCACGGGCCTCGGCGTCCTTCTCCTTCAAGCCATGTACAACGAGAACGTCACAGGCATCTGGGCCGCCATCGTCGTCTCGGCGGTGCTCGGCATCGGCTTCTACGGCACGATCGCGCTGATCGAGCGCGGGGTCGTCTTCTGGGGGAACGAGCAATGAGCCCGCCGTTGCAGGCTTCCTCCCGCGCCTTCGCGCGCGGGCTCTTCGGCGCCGCTCTCATTCTCCTCGCCTGGGAGTTCGCGGCCCGTGGGCTCGAACTGCCGCACTACATCCTGCCGGCGGTCAGCACGATCCTTGCCCACATG containing:
- a CDS encoding MmgE/PrpD family protein, encoding MSASAALATFAAETASVPDAVRREAIRSIMNGFATGLAGCGDAATLHAKAVATRFSARGEASIMGHPERVDILTAAFLNAIAINVHDFDDTHPGTILHPTAPVLPPLLALAETRAVTGAAFLDAFAIGVEVECRIANAVSPGHYRRGWHITATCGVFGAAAASGRILGLDAERMLHALGIASAQASGLVETLGTMAKSVGVGNAARNGLFAALLAENGLKGPALPLEGPRGFVEVTSDEPRPGCLAEGLGESWQLLLNTYKPYPCGVVLNPVIEAALLLAAEPGFDAARVQGVTVRGAALLAERADRPSPAEGREAQVSAQHAVAVAFLRGRAGLAEFSDAAVADPAVQALRETVRVAIDPQLPVGAAVIDVRLPSGSLSRRVDKARGDGGRPLADADIEEKLRALADYGAPSVDTAPLIAALRHSPDATDMSGLARFATP
- a CDS encoding Bug family tripartite tricarboxylate transporter substrate binding protein, which codes for MTLRPIGASGLSCLLATATFGSPALAQFPDQPIRIVVPFAAGGGVDALARPFAVRLAEILGQNVLIENQGSATGELGAVAVKMSEADGYTLLLSSAAFGTTPAFYPQAAYDPVEDFETIAILASAPQVLVATNELDAASVEDIIATARESDALTVALSATTGIQALATYLLADLSDIELTYVPYPGAGAAFPDLMAGRVDLMIDNPGSSLPLVQGNSLKLIATTGAERLEAAPDTPTIGETIPGFEVANWFVLAAPSDTPQDVLDALSQAAREAINHPELAERLQREGTTPFSLDQEESSAFVQSEVERWRETVSDLDLQVH
- a CDS encoding GntR family transcriptional regulator is translated as MSDTLAGEEAPQKAKARKGIRGRKPARSSAPRASSSGAGGADEAVRQPGTTLAGFLHQKLETEIVNGALKPGDRLDEQEIAQRFGMSRTPVREAFRLLGANELVELRGRQGVVVRKIGVSVLIEMFQVMAELEGLCARLAARRASRQQEELLLQVHRRLAQMANHSEADVAAFYAANQEFHEIIYDASRNGYLAEQTRQLRNRVSPFRRRVTALPRRFEKTINEHEEIVRAICDRDADRAHTAMRDHVNLLGDDLTDFIASYE
- a CDS encoding SDR family oxidoreductase produces the protein MLHGRTALVTGSFAGLGLGVAEALAGAGANVIVHGLCDRRTGEAAAGQLAAAYGGATMFSGADLRSVDAIEALVDTAARRFGRIDIIVNNAVLRHFKPVDEFRSDEWDASIAVNLSSAFHLARLAVPTMKAAGWGRIVNMASIYGVRGAENRIDYVTTKSALLGMTRALAIELARTGITANAVSPGTVPTEAILSRIAERARAAGRGFEEARADYLVGRNPTGRFVSVEAVGATVAFLCGPHSSDINGANMAVDGGWAAA
- a CDS encoding N-acyl homoserine lactonase family protein yields the protein MTQPEPFELFALKYACHTGRRGADNFVGADIHEAGEDLFYYVWVARRSDRLFVIDTGFGEAAARARGRELVSRPAQALEKLGVRVREVEDVVLTHLHYDHAGTLADFPRACFHLQAGEAAYATGPCMCHSFLRHPFDVEDVVGFVRLNFAGRITFHEEVDELADGLTVHRTGGHTGGLQVVRVWTRRGHVVIASDATHLYANYRDNLVFPAVYHVGELLDGYRTIRRLADSDDHVIPGHDPAVMRLYPAPAPELEGIAVRLDVPPRER
- a CDS encoding SDR family NAD(P)-dependent oxidoreductase; protein product: MRLNGKTCLVTGAAGGIGMAMVEAFLREGAVVVASDLDTALLSERCAGLPGGERVLVRRLDVTDPKGIAALDASLADAGVQVNVLVNNAAAITIGKLLDASLEDLRLVLGVNVEGLFNVTKAFLPGMIGRGGGTVLNMASLASVRAMRERFVYSASKAAIAMMTRSIAVDYVADGIRANCICPARVHTPFIENYLARYYPGEEKERFEALSRYQPVGRMIRPDEVAAMAVYLCSDESAMVTGGSFVIDGGVMAGDQPLPEG
- a CDS encoding carboxymuconolactone decarboxylase family protein; the protein is MARRAEFQGEQFEKGLGIRREVLGGAYVDKSVDAATDVTAPLQKLVTEWCWGEIWSRPGLDRRTRSFLNLAMLTALNRPHEIKLHVRGALNNGVTREEIGEVVLQAAIYCGVPAALDTLRVVTETYAQIDAEAQSR
- the yihU gene encoding sulfolactaldehyde 3-reductase, yielding MRRSGRARHAARRHRDLRADRCRGAKPLTGRPGRREQMTATIGFVGLGTMGLPMASNLSRAGFAVRGYDLSPEARKAFAEVGGVAASSAAEATKGAAFVITMLPTAAHIDAALFEAGGIAEAIGPEAILVNMSTILPEETDRLAARLSGFSIAMIDAPVGRSALEAARGALLILASGEKRALEAARPLFEVMGNQTIDCGALGNGSRVKVINNFMGVSLNALTAEALTLAEASGLDIRLALEVMRGTIAGIGHMRVTYPNKVLKGDLSAGFPVDLAHKDLGLALQLAARVNAPVFMGGAAAQIYSIVRADGRGRQDYTAVYPVLRTLAGLPDTIPYDPSADDEYNPFNA
- a CDS encoding ABC transporter ATP-binding protein; protein product: MDWNGKRQVGRRHPADAVPVAAIAAPSGRNAGDTGPLIEMEAVSKSFGEVVALQDFRVRITPGELVTVVGPSGCGKSTLFNILAGLEEPDPQSILRYRGRGCRATELLGEVSFMPQRDLLLPWRSVIDNAILALEIEGVPRREARETARRMLPEFGLAGFGEQYPHQLSGGMRQRVALMRTFLFKRDLMLLDEPFGALDALTRAMMQRWLLDLWQKHRRTVLFITHDVDEALFLGDRVLVMSARPGRVKLEQEVALERPRLPEVVTSPEFVALKKILLEAIEEESLKSFAVRSP
- a CDS encoding NAD(P)-dependent oxidoreductase — protein: MSLKLGFVGIGRMGAPMARRLLAAGLDLTVYDPNAEAVEALVRSGAKVGGSPAAVGAAAEIVFLSLPTPDIVQAAALGQEGIAEGGTARIVVDLSTTGPRGAKALAAGLLERDIATVDCPVSGGVAGAEAGRLTLMAASPQDTFAEAAPLLSHFGKVTHVGTEPGQAQLIKVINNLMSVTALAIASEGCVLAQKAGIDPAMLMQVVNSGSGRSNASEDKIPKYVLTRSFDFGFALGLSAKDVRLCLDEAEALGVPMIVGSAARQLLTVAKGELGPEGDLTALIQPIERWAGVEVAGGKGGA